A genomic segment from Parolsenella catena encodes:
- a CDS encoding aspartate-semialdehyde dehydrogenase, translating into MADEKNVAILGATGAVGTQMLQCLAERDFPVGELRLLASARSAGKEVEWCGRQIELVEATPEAFEGMDIVLGAAGDDVAKQLLPEAVRRGATVVDNSHAFRLDEDVPLVIPEINAEDVSWNHGLIANPNCATIIGLVPTWPLHKLGHVSRMVVSTYQAASGAGAPGMAELEAEICAMGRGEKLPEPRAFADQLASNLIPQIGSEKFEGYTSEEMKMQNEGRKIMHEPGLRVNCTCVRVPVLRSHSESITLEFDEPVSLDDAREALASAPGVRLVDDLAAENARDRFPMPLYTSDQDLVWVGRVRRDISNPDEARGITFWCCGDQIRKGAATNAVQIAELLL; encoded by the coding sequence ATGGCAGACGAGAAAAACGTTGCGATCCTTGGCGCGACGGGCGCGGTGGGCACGCAGATGCTCCAGTGCCTGGCCGAGCGAGACTTCCCGGTGGGCGAGCTGCGCCTGCTGGCGAGCGCGCGCTCCGCAGGCAAGGAGGTCGAGTGGTGCGGGCGGCAGATTGAGCTCGTCGAGGCAACGCCCGAGGCCTTCGAGGGCATGGACATCGTGCTGGGCGCCGCCGGCGACGACGTTGCCAAGCAGCTCCTGCCCGAGGCCGTGCGCCGAGGTGCCACCGTGGTGGACAACAGCCACGCCTTCCGCCTCGACGAGGACGTGCCCCTCGTCATCCCGGAGATCAACGCCGAGGACGTCTCCTGGAACCACGGGCTCATCGCCAACCCCAACTGCGCCACGATCATCGGCCTGGTGCCCACCTGGCCGCTGCACAAGCTCGGTCACGTCTCGCGCATGGTCGTGAGCACCTACCAGGCTGCGAGCGGTGCTGGCGCCCCCGGCATGGCCGAGCTCGAGGCCGAGATTTGCGCCATGGGCCGTGGCGAGAAGTTGCCCGAGCCGCGTGCCTTTGCCGACCAGCTCGCGAGCAACCTCATTCCCCAGATTGGCTCCGAGAAGTTCGAGGGCTACACCTCCGAGGAAATGAAGATGCAGAACGAGGGTCGCAAGATCATGCACGAGCCCGGCCTGCGCGTGAACTGCACCTGCGTGCGCGTGCCGGTGCTGCGCTCGCACTCCGAGAGCATCACGCTCGAGTTCGACGAGCCGGTCTCGCTTGACGATGCCCGCGAGGCGCTCGCCAGCGCGCCCGGCGTGAGGCTCGTCGACGACCTTGCCGCCGAGAATGCCCGCGACCGCTTCCCGATGCCTCTGTACACGAGCGACCAGGATCTCGTGTGGGTGGGCCGCGTTCGCCGCGACATCTCCAACCCCGACGAGGCCCGTGGCATCACCTTCTGGTGCTGCGGCGACCAGATCCGCAAGGGAGCGGCCACGAACGCCGTCCAGATTGCCGAGCTGTTGCTTTAG
- a CDS encoding 1-phosphofructokinase family hexose kinase, translated as MIYTVTFNPAVDYVMHPLTLDMGFTNRSSSEEVRCGGNGINVSSILNELNVDTICLGIIAGFTGDYILDTLQSAGVTCNFVRLDKGFTRINVKLNGIVMTIINGMGPKIPNDKVDELFGRLDRIKAGDTLVLTGSIPKCLPDDMYQIIMTRLAGRGIRFVVDAPGSLLLQSLESEPFMIKPNNHELGKLFDVNPETPEECMPYARMLHERGAQNVVVSCGGEGSALVAADGNEYITKCPPCHLVNATGAGDSMVAGFLASLDRGMSYQDALNFASACGSATAASKGLAKRATIDKFYASLQGVMAEYEAEKAKAAKCAKNADK; from the coding sequence TTGATCTACACCGTTACCTTTAACCCCGCCGTCGACTACGTCATGCACCCGCTTACGCTCGACATGGGCTTCACGAACCGCTCCTCGAGCGAGGAGGTCCGCTGCGGTGGCAACGGCATCAACGTCTCGAGCATCCTCAACGAGCTCAACGTCGACACGATCTGCCTTGGCATCATCGCCGGCTTCACGGGTGACTACATCCTCGACACGCTGCAGTCCGCCGGCGTCACGTGCAACTTCGTGCGCCTGGACAAGGGCTTCACGCGCATCAACGTCAAGCTCAACGGCATCGTGATGACGATCATCAACGGCATGGGCCCCAAGATCCCCAACGACAAGGTCGACGAGCTGTTCGGCCGCCTGGACCGCATCAAGGCCGGCGACACGCTCGTGCTCACGGGCTCCATTCCCAAGTGCCTGCCGGACGACATGTACCAGATCATCATGACGCGCCTGGCCGGTCGCGGCATCCGCTTCGTCGTCGACGCCCCCGGCTCTCTGCTGCTCCAGTCGCTCGAGTCCGAGCCGTTCATGATCAAGCCCAACAACCACGAGCTTGGCAAGCTGTTCGACGTCAACCCCGAGACGCCCGAGGAGTGCATGCCCTATGCGCGCATGCTCCACGAGCGCGGCGCCCAGAACGTCGTCGTCTCCTGCGGTGGCGAGGGCTCGGCCCTCGTCGCGGCCGATGGCAACGAGTACATCACGAAGTGCCCGCCGTGCCACCTCGTGAACGCCACAGGCGCGGGCGACTCCATGGTCGCGGGCTTCCTCGCGAGCCTCGACCGTGGCATGTCCTACCAGGACGCGCTCAACTTCGCCTCTGCGTGCGGCTCTGCCACCGCGGCCAGCAAGGGCCTCGCCAAGCGCGCCACCATCGACAAGTTCTATGCCTCGTTGCAGGGTGTCATGGCCGAGTACGAGGCCGAGAAGGCCAAAGCCGCCAAGTGCGCCAAGAATGCTGATAAGTAG
- a CDS encoding aspartate kinase, giving the protein MIKITKFGGSSVADAGQFKKVKRIIEADEGRRFVVVSAAGKRNSDDNKITDLLYLVDAHRTYHVDCTPLLEDIKQRFVGIASELGLKYPMAEKFDEFAANIKGYTTEYIVSRGEYFTAQLMSEYLGLPFADAADYVRFHHDGTLDMQRTCDRIHDLVVREGSFVLPGFYGATAEGDVRLFSRGGGDITGAIVARALNADLYENWTDVSGFLTADPRIVKRPRSIRRITFDEMHELSYMGASVLHEEAIFPVREANIPIAILNTNHPEERGTIIQERVESSEDDPVITGIAGKKDFLTVHVSKTKMSDSVGLLARALGIFERYGVSVEHVPTGVDSFGVVVNSADVKDKIYSIVADIQRELKPDEVKVIDQLALISVVGRNMSNRPGTSGRLFYELGKKDINIRLITQSSQEINIIFGVNNSDFEDTIRAVYDAFLDEEA; this is encoded by the coding sequence ATGATCAAGATCACCAAGTTCGGAGGCTCGAGCGTCGCCGACGCCGGGCAGTTCAAGAAGGTCAAGCGCATCATCGAGGCCGACGAGGGCCGCAGGTTCGTCGTGGTGTCGGCGGCCGGCAAGCGCAACTCTGATGACAACAAGATCACGGACCTGCTCTACCTGGTGGACGCGCACCGCACCTACCACGTGGACTGCACGCCGCTGCTCGAGGACATCAAGCAGCGCTTCGTGGGCATTGCGAGCGAGCTTGGCCTCAAGTACCCCATGGCCGAGAAGTTCGACGAGTTCGCCGCCAACATCAAGGGCTACACCACCGAGTACATCGTGAGCCGTGGCGAGTACTTCACGGCCCAGCTCATGAGCGAGTACCTGGGGCTGCCGTTTGCCGACGCCGCTGACTACGTGCGCTTCCATCACGACGGCACGCTCGACATGCAGCGCACGTGCGACCGCATCCACGACCTGGTGGTGCGCGAGGGCAGCTTCGTGCTGCCGGGCTTCTACGGCGCCACGGCCGAGGGCGACGTCCGCCTGTTCAGCCGCGGCGGCGGCGACATCACGGGCGCCATCGTGGCGCGCGCCCTCAACGCCGACCTGTACGAGAACTGGACTGACGTCTCGGGCTTCCTCACGGCAGACCCCCGCATCGTCAAGCGCCCGCGCTCCATCCGCCGCATCACGTTCGACGAGATGCACGAGCTGTCCTACATGGGCGCGAGCGTCCTGCACGAGGAGGCAATCTTCCCCGTGCGCGAGGCCAACATCCCCATCGCCATCCTCAACACGAACCACCCCGAGGAGCGCGGCACGATCATCCAGGAGCGCGTCGAGTCGAGCGAGGACGACCCGGTCATCACGGGCATCGCCGGCAAGAAGGACTTCCTGACCGTCCACGTCTCCAAGACCAAGATGAGCGACTCGGTGGGCCTTCTCGCGCGTGCGCTGGGGATCTTCGAGCGCTATGGGGTCTCCGTCGAGCACGTGCCCACGGGCGTTGACTCGTTTGGCGTCGTCGTGAACAGCGCCGACGTCAAGGACAAGATCTACTCGATCGTGGCCGACATCCAGCGCGAGCTCAAGCCCGACGAGGTGAAGGTCATCGACCAGCTGGCCCTCATCAGCGTCGTGGGCCGCAACATGTCCAACCGCCCCGGCACGTCGGGACGCCTGTTCTACGAGCTGGGCAAGAAGGACATCAACATCCGACTCATCACGCAGAGCTCGCAGGAGATCAACATCATCTTTGGCGTGAACAACAGCGATTTCGAGGACACGATTCGTGCGGTGTACGACGCGTTCCTCGACGAGGAGGCATAA
- the feoB gene encoding ferrous iron transport protein B has translation MRLDALEIGKDAIIASVASDDAALRQHILDMGLTPGTEVTMMKYAPMGDPMEIRLRGYELTLRRADAARIELVDVHDTDAVAAANPHREACAHPALGEGVTPRGGKMAIAAGAPIRFALAGNQNCGKTTLFNQLTGSNQHVGNFPGVTVDRKDGTVRNHPEATVTDLPGIYSLSPYTGEEVVSRQFILDSRPDALINIIDATNIERNLYLTLQLIELDRPMVVALNMMDEVLANGGSVDVNRLEGQLGVPVVPISAVKGEGIDELVEHAVHVARFDERPGRLDFCTPDGPGGGAVHRCIHGIASLIEDHAHASQIPVRFAATKLVEGDELVISALHLDKNELDGIEHIISQMEEESGTDRLSALADMRFSFIEGVCQACVTKPHESREHLRSVAIDRVLTGRYTAIPVFLLIMAAVFWLTFGAVGAPLQGLMEQLVGAGISAIDDALTAFGTNPVVKSLVVDGVLAGVGSVLSFLPIIVVLFLLLSILEDSGYMARVAFVMDKVLRRFGLSGRSFVPMLVGFGCSVPAIMSTRTLPSEHDRKMTVMLTPFMSCSAKLPVYGLLCAAFFPQATVPAIVSLYVLGIVVGMVVALVLRRTAFKGEPVPFIMELPNYRLPGFKTTLMLAWDKAKGFVTKAFTIIFVASVAVWFLQTFDVRMNVVSDQSQSLLAMVGGFIAPVFAPLGFGDWRASCALVCGLLAKESVISTLTVLLGSSSATALTGMFVPATAYVFLVFTLLYPPCVAAIGTVKSELGGRYAVAVFALQVGVAWLVAFAFHTVMLAVGVL, from the coding sequence GTGAGACTCGACGCGTTGGAGATTGGCAAGGACGCGATCATTGCCTCGGTGGCATCGGATGATGCGGCGCTGCGCCAGCACATCCTCGACATGGGCCTGACGCCCGGCACCGAGGTCACCATGATGAAGTACGCACCCATGGGCGACCCCATGGAGATACGCCTGCGCGGCTACGAGCTCACCCTGCGCCGGGCAGACGCCGCGCGCATCGAGCTCGTTGACGTCCATGACACCGACGCGGTGGCGGCCGCAAACCCCCATCGCGAGGCCTGTGCCCACCCCGCCTTGGGCGAGGGCGTGACCCCGCGCGGCGGCAAGATGGCCATCGCCGCCGGCGCTCCCATCCGCTTTGCCCTGGCGGGCAACCAGAACTGCGGCAAGACCACGCTGTTCAACCAGCTCACGGGCTCGAACCAGCACGTGGGCAACTTCCCGGGCGTCACGGTCGACCGCAAGGACGGCACCGTCCGCAACCATCCCGAGGCCACGGTGACTGACCTGCCCGGCATCTACTCGCTGTCTCCCTACACGGGCGAGGAGGTCGTGAGCCGTCAGTTCATCCTTGACTCGCGGCCCGACGCCCTCATCAACATCATCGACGCCACCAACATCGAGCGAAACCTCTACCTCACGCTGCAGCTCATCGAGCTCGACCGCCCCATGGTGGTGGCGCTCAACATGATGGACGAGGTGCTTGCCAACGGCGGTTCGGTCGACGTGAACCGCCTCGAGGGGCAGCTGGGCGTGCCCGTGGTGCCCATCTCGGCCGTAAAGGGCGAGGGTATCGACGAGCTGGTCGAGCACGCCGTGCACGTGGCGCGCTTCGATGAGCGCCCGGGGCGCCTCGACTTCTGCACGCCCGACGGCCCCGGCGGCGGCGCTGTCCATCGCTGCATCCATGGCATCGCGAGCCTCATCGAGGATCACGCGCACGCCTCGCAGATTCCGGTGCGCTTTGCGGCCACGAAGCTCGTCGAGGGCGACGAGCTCGTGATCTCGGCCCTTCACCTCGACAAGAACGAGCTCGACGGCATCGAGCACATCATCTCGCAGATGGAGGAGGAGTCGGGTACCGACCGCCTCTCGGCTCTCGCCGACATGCGATTCTCGTTCATCGAGGGGGTGTGCCAGGCCTGCGTGACCAAGCCGCATGAGAGCCGCGAGCACCTGCGCTCGGTGGCGATCGACCGCGTGCTTACGGGCCGCTACACCGCCATCCCGGTGTTTCTGCTCATCATGGCGGCGGTCTTCTGGCTCACGTTTGGTGCGGTGGGGGCACCCCTGCAGGGCCTCATGGAGCAGCTCGTGGGCGCGGGCATCTCGGCGATTGACGACGCGCTCACGGCGTTTGGCACGAACCCGGTGGTGAAGTCGCTCGTGGTGGACGGCGTGCTGGCGGGCGTGGGCAGCGTGCTGTCCTTCTTACCCATCATCGTGGTGCTGTTCCTGCTGCTATCGATTCTCGAGGACTCGGGCTACATGGCGCGCGTTGCCTTTGTCATGGACAAGGTGCTGAGGCGCTTTGGTCTCTCGGGCAGGAGCTTCGTGCCCATGCTCGTGGGCTTTGGCTGCAGCGTGCCGGCCATCATGTCGACGCGCACGCTGCCCTCCGAGCACGACCGAAAGATGACCGTGATGCTCACGCCGTTTATGAGTTGCTCGGCCAAGCTGCCGGTCTACGGCCTTTTGTGCGCGGCGTTCTTCCCCCAGGCAACGGTGCCCGCCATCGTGTCGCTCTACGTGCTGGGCATCGTGGTGGGGATGGTCGTGGCACTCGTGCTGCGCCGCACGGCGTTCAAGGGCGAGCCCGTACCGTTCATCATGGAGCTGCCCAACTACCGCCTGCCGGGGTTCAAGACCACGCTCATGCTTGCGTGGGACAAGGCCAAGGGGTTTGTGACCAAGGCGTTCACGATCATCTTCGTGGCGAGCGTGGCCGTGTGGTTCCTGCAGACGTTCGACGTGCGCATGAACGTGGTAAGCGACCAGTCCCAGAGCCTGCTGGCGATGGTGGGCGGCTTCATAGCTCCGGTGTTTGCGCCCCTGGGGTTTGGCGACTGGAGGGCATCGTGCGCCCTCGTGTGCGGCCTTCTGGCCAAGGAGAGCGTCATCTCCACGCTCACGGTGCTTCTGGGCTCCTCGTCCGCGACGGCGCTCACGGGCATGTTCGTGCCGGCGACGGCCTACGTGTTCCTCGTGTTCACGCTGCTCTACCCTCCCTGTGTGGCCGCCATCGGCACGGTCAAAAGCGAGCTGGGTGGCCGCTATGCCGTGGCCGTCTTTGCTCTGCAGGTGGGCGTTGCCTGGCTCGTGGCGTTCGCCTTCCACACCGTGATGTTGGCGGTTGGTGTGCTGTAG
- a CDS encoding fructose PTS transporter subunit IIA, with protein sequence MAILDSSHVFLDCSAATRDEALELAASKAVELGATSDAATLLEGLKAREAEGSTGMMGGFAIPHCKSASVSDPCIVVLRFSEPVEWQTMDKAPIDCAIALFIPDGELGTEHLRILSKLAASLMHEDFCHAIKGAADADAVVAAINEGLEN encoded by the coding sequence ATGGCTATCCTTGATTCGTCCCACGTGTTCCTAGACTGCTCCGCCGCTACCCGCGACGAGGCGCTCGAGCTTGCCGCCAGCAAGGCCGTCGAGCTTGGTGCCACCTCTGACGCCGCCACTCTGCTCGAGGGCCTCAAGGCTCGCGAGGCCGAGGGCTCCACGGGCATGATGGGCGGCTTTGCCATCCCGCACTGCAAGAGTGCCTCGGTCTCCGACCCCTGCATCGTCGTCCTTCGCTTCTCCGAGCCTGTCGAGTGGCAGACGATGGACAAGGCGCCCATCGACTGCGCCATCGCCCTGTTCATTCCCGATGGCGAGCTGGGCACCGAGCACCTGCGCATCCTCTCGAAGCTCGCGGCCTCGCTCATGCACGAGGACTTCTGTCACGCCATCAAGGGCGCCGCGGACGCGGACGCGGTCGTCGCGGCAATCAACGAGGGGCTCGAGAACTAG
- the rho gene encoding transcription termination factor Rho, with product MTEEKNEDVQAPKRRRTRQRKPQGEDAAAPQAAGPKQTGAPKQSEDAPQPKRRRTRQHKDAETADHEAAPTRDRESQQREQPKPQRGHVQRENRDYRDNRDNRGGRSQQGRNQQYQNNRRRGRHGSNNAGQGIVEPKLSREMLSSMLVAELRVHAAGLGVEYVGVRKAQLVEDVYVASARAEGFRDVAGVLDLTNEGYGFVRTGNYMPGDDDAFVPQQLIKHMGLRRGDWVEGTVRPSRPNDKYPALQKVASVNGLLPEVLRSRPRFRDLTPVYPNERLTMEHGRDSITGRAIDLVAPIGKGQRGLIVSPPKAGKTTVLKRICESIAANNPEVHLICLLVDERPEEVTDMQRSIRGDVVASTFDMPADNHTAVSELVIERAKRLVEMGRDVVVILDSITRLARAYNLAQPASGRILSGGVDASALYPPKKFLGAARNIENGGSLTILASALVETGSKMDEVIFEEFKGTGNMELKLDRELADKRIFPAIDPVASGTRNEELLIDPELQPFVWGLRRILANMNNIERAENSLIKSLKATSNNEEFLIRSAKKAQQSEYSDPL from the coding sequence GTGACAGAAGAGAAGAACGAGGACGTCCAGGCGCCAAAGCGCCGTCGTACCCGTCAACGCAAGCCCCAGGGCGAGGACGCGGCTGCTCCGCAGGCCGCCGGTCCCAAGCAGACCGGCGCGCCCAAGCAGTCCGAGGATGCTCCGCAGCCCAAGCGCCGTCGCACGCGTCAGCACAAGGACGCCGAGACGGCGGACCACGAGGCCGCGCCCACCCGCGACCGCGAGTCCCAGCAGCGCGAGCAGCCAAAGCCCCAGCGAGGCCATGTCCAGCGCGAGAACCGCGACTACCGCGACAATCGTGACAACCGCGGTGGCCGCAGCCAGCAGGGTCGCAACCAGCAGTACCAGAACAACAGGCGTCGCGGCCGCCATGGCAGCAACAACGCCGGACAGGGCATCGTGGAGCCCAAGCTGTCCCGAGAGATGCTCTCGTCCATGCTCGTCGCCGAGCTGCGCGTGCACGCCGCCGGCCTGGGCGTCGAGTACGTTGGCGTGAGGAAGGCCCAGCTCGTCGAGGACGTCTACGTTGCCTCTGCGCGCGCGGAGGGCTTCCGCGACGTCGCGGGCGTGCTTGACCTCACGAACGAGGGCTACGGCTTCGTCCGCACGGGCAACTACATGCCCGGGGATGACGACGCCTTCGTCCCCCAGCAGCTCATCAAGCACATGGGCCTGCGCCGTGGCGATTGGGTCGAGGGCACCGTGCGCCCCAGCCGTCCCAACGACAAGTACCCGGCGCTGCAGAAGGTCGCCTCCGTGAACGGCCTTCTGCCCGAGGTGCTTCGCTCGCGTCCGCGCTTCCGCGACCTCACGCCCGTCTATCCCAACGAGCGCCTCACCATGGAGCACGGCCGCGACTCCATCACCGGACGCGCCATCGACCTCGTGGCGCCCATCGGCAAGGGCCAGCGCGGCCTCATCGTGAGTCCGCCCAAGGCCGGCAAGACGACGGTGCTCAAGCGCATATGCGAGTCCATTGCCGCCAACAACCCCGAGGTGCACCTCATCTGCCTGCTCGTGGACGAGCGTCCCGAGGAGGTCACCGACATGCAACGCTCCATCCGCGGCGACGTCGTGGCCTCTACGTTCGACATGCCCGCGGACAACCACACGGCCGTCTCCGAGCTCGTCATCGAGCGCGCAAAGCGTCTCGTGGAGATGGGCCGCGACGTCGTGGTCATCCTCGACTCCATCACGCGCCTCGCCCGCGCCTACAACCTCGCCCAGCCGGCGAGCGGACGCATCCTGTCCGGCGGCGTGGACGCCTCGGCGCTCTACCCGCCCAAGAAGTTCCTGGGCGCCGCGCGCAACATCGAGAACGGTGGCTCGCTCACGATCCTGGCCTCGGCGCTCGTCGAGACGGGTTCCAAGATGGACGAGGTCATCTTCGAGGAGTTCAAGGGCACGGGCAACATGGAGCTCAAGCTCGATCGCGAGCTGGCCGACAAGCGCATCTTCCCGGCCATCGACCCGGTTGCCTCCGGAACGCGCAACGAGGAGCTGCTCATCGACCCCGAGCTCCAGCCGTTCGTGTGGGGCCTGCGCCGCATCCTTGCGAACATGAACAACATCGAGCGCGCTGAGAACTCACTCATCAAGAGCCTGAAGGCCACCTCTAACAACGAGGAGTTCCTCATTCGCTCGGCCAAGAAGGCCCAGCAGAGCGAGTACTCCGATCCGCTGTAG
- the thrC gene encoding threonine synthase — protein MGRRPVCPIAHDARRRAVTTYHSTRSRNESLTSKQAILEGIAQDGGLFVRDDVAAGAPSLEQLLAGTYQDRARLVLGHLLDDFTAEEISTCVEAAYGANFDSKLITPVTPCGQDWTLELWHGPTSAFKDVALQMLPQLMRVSRAGDGRRVMIVTATSGDTGKAALEGFADVEGTGVTVFYPHGKVSDIQRLQMATQRGANVAVCAIEGNFDDAQSEVKRIFADEALRARLAERNVVLSSANSINVGRLVPQVTYYFDAYAQLAAAGALKPGDAIDFCVPTGNFGDVLAGYYAKLMGLPVRTLVVASNANDVLTDFITTGTYDRRRPFHKTISPSMDILVSSNLERLLFYLSDGDCELVSSLMADLAEKGAYTVPPTLLTRLHETFACGRADDAATRETIRAVWDEHHVLLDPHTAVARHVLDARPADGVARVCLSTASPYKFSADVLAALGHDVSGMGGFACMDALSELTGTEPPAALSALRDAEERFDDVVSVSDMNRYAEDSAVRVLA, from the coding sequence ATGGGGCGGCGCCCCGTCTGCCCAATCGCTCACGATGCAAGGAGAAGAGCAGTGACAACGTACCATAGCACGCGCTCGCGAAACGAATCCTTAACAAGCAAGCAGGCGATTCTCGAGGGTATCGCCCAGGACGGCGGCCTGTTCGTGCGCGACGACGTTGCCGCGGGCGCGCCTTCGCTCGAGCAACTCCTCGCCGGCACCTATCAGGACCGCGCCCGCCTCGTGCTGGGGCACCTGCTCGACGACTTCACGGCCGAGGAGATCTCGACTTGCGTCGAGGCAGCCTACGGCGCCAACTTCGACTCCAAGCTCATCACCCCCGTGACGCCGTGCGGACAGGACTGGACGCTCGAGCTGTGGCACGGCCCCACGAGCGCGTTCAAGGACGTGGCACTGCAGATGCTGCCGCAGCTCATGCGCGTCTCGCGCGCCGGCGACGGGCGTCGCGTCATGATCGTCACCGCCACGAGCGGCGACACCGGCAAGGCCGCGCTCGAGGGCTTCGCCGACGTCGAGGGCACGGGCGTCACCGTGTTCTACCCGCACGGCAAGGTCTCCGACATCCAGCGCCTGCAGATGGCCACGCAGCGCGGCGCCAACGTCGCCGTCTGCGCCATCGAGGGCAACTTCGACGACGCCCAGTCCGAGGTGAAGCGCATCTTCGCCGACGAGGCCCTGCGTGCCCGCCTCGCCGAGCGAAACGTCGTGCTCTCCAGCGCCAACTCCATCAACGTCGGGCGCCTCGTGCCGCAGGTCACCTACTACTTCGACGCCTACGCGCAGCTCGCCGCCGCCGGCGCCCTCAAGCCCGGCGACGCCATCGACTTCTGCGTTCCCACGGGCAACTTCGGCGACGTGCTCGCCGGCTACTACGCCAAGCTCATGGGCCTGCCCGTGCGCACGCTCGTCGTGGCCTCGAACGCCAACGACGTGCTCACGGACTTCATCACCACCGGCACCTACGACCGCCGCCGCCCGTTCCACAAGACGATCTCTCCGTCCATGGACATCCTCGTGTCCTCGAACCTCGAGCGCCTGTTGTTCTACCTCTCCGACGGCGACTGCGAGCTCGTCTCCTCGCTCATGGCCGACCTCGCCGAGAAGGGCGCCTACACCGTGCCGCCCACGCTGCTGACACGCCTGCACGAGACGTTCGCCTGCGGCCGGGCCGACGACGCGGCCACGCGCGAGACCATTCGGGCCGTCTGGGACGAGCACCACGTGCTGCTCGACCCGCACACGGCCGTGGCCCGCCACGTGCTCGACGCGCGCCCCGCTGACGGCGTGGCCCGCGTGTGCCTGTCCACGGCGAGTCCCTACAAGTTCTCCGCCGACGTGCTCGCAGCTCTTGGTCACGACGTGTCCGGCATGGGAGGCTTTGCCTGCATGGACGCGCTCTCCGAGCTCACGGGCACCGAGCCCCCGGCGGCGCTGTCCGCCCTGCGCGACGCCGAGGAGCGCTTCGACGACGTCGTGAGCGTCTCGGACATGAACCGCTACGCGGAAGACTCGGCCGTGAGGGTCCTCGCATGA
- a CDS encoding VanZ family protein, whose amino-acid sequence MGEDKPSHSTGPRIAAWVRWLAVAAWACFVWSRSLCDGPESSAQSNVVAELLRPALAALGVHEFSACTFIVRKAAHFLEYLVLGVLLALTREEGTGPLWPRALLGVLVPSADETIQLFVPGRSGQIADIALDCCGVACGMALVAAIRGTRSARPRCRR is encoded by the coding sequence ATGGGCGAGGACAAGCCAAGCCACTCCACGGGCCCACGCATTGCCGCATGGGTCCGTTGGCTTGCCGTGGCGGCCTGGGCCTGCTTCGTCTGGAGCAGGTCGCTGTGTGACGGCCCGGAGTCGAGCGCCCAGAGCAACGTCGTCGCCGAGCTTCTGAGGCCCGCCCTTGCGGCCCTCGGCGTCCATGAGTTCTCGGCGTGCACCTTCATCGTGCGCAAGGCAGCGCACTTCCTCGAGTACCTCGTGCTCGGCGTCCTGCTCGCACTCACAAGAGAGGAGGGCACGGGTCCCTTGTGGCCCCGCGCCCTCCTTGGCGTGCTCGTCCCGTCTGCGGACGAGACCATTCAGCTGTTCGTGCCCGGTCGCTCGGGCCAAATCGCAGACATTGCGCTCGACTGCTGTGGCGTCGCGTGCGGCATGGCCCTCGTCGCCGCTATCAGAGGTACTCGATCTGCGCGCCCTCGGTGTCGCAGGTGA
- the thrB gene encoding homoserine kinase, giving the protein MIRISVPATSANLGIGYDTLGMAVSLYSHFTFERAEKLTITGCPEEFQNEDNLVYVSLVDALAEWGEKPFGVAIDIQTDVPVARGLGSSSTCVVAGIMAAAALTGHTVTREELVAMATRVEGHPDNVAPAILGAAVCSFTPEGQLPRCLRYDVSSRLRFLTIIPPYEVHTADARKVVPQQVALSTAVWQMGRIAGLTRGLETGDTALIAAANDDRIQEPYRRALIPDYDAIRETCLEGGAATMWISGSGSTLMAVTDDTIVAKFLQVRLQERFPQCATHILTCDTEGAQIEYL; this is encoded by the coding sequence ATGATTCGCATAAGCGTACCCGCCACGAGCGCAAACCTCGGCATCGGCTACGACACGCTGGGCATGGCCGTCTCGCTGTACTCGCACTTCACGTTCGAGCGCGCCGAGAAGCTCACCATCACGGGCTGCCCCGAGGAGTTCCAAAACGAGGACAACCTCGTCTATGTCTCGCTCGTGGACGCCCTGGCCGAGTGGGGCGAGAAGCCCTTCGGCGTGGCGATAGACATTCAGACGGACGTCCCCGTCGCCCGCGGCCTGGGCTCGAGCTCGACGTGCGTCGTCGCCGGCATCATGGCCGCGGCGGCGCTCACGGGCCACACCGTGACGCGCGAGGAGCTCGTCGCCATGGCCACGCGCGTCGAGGGCCACCCGGACAACGTCGCGCCCGCCATTCTCGGCGCCGCCGTGTGCTCGTTCACGCCCGAGGGGCAGCTCCCCCGCTGCCTTCGCTATGACGTGAGCAGCCGCCTGCGGTTCCTCACGATCATCCCGCCCTACGAGGTCCACACCGCAGACGCGCGCAAGGTTGTGCCCCAGCAGGTCGCGCTCTCCACGGCCGTGTGGCAGATGGGCCGCATCGCGGGCCTCACGCGCGGGCTGGAGACGGGAGACACCGCGCTCATCGCCGCCGCGAACGACGACCGCATCCAGGAGCCCTACCGCCGCGCCCTCATCCCCGACTACGACGCCATACGCGAGACGTGCCTTGAGGGTGGCGCCGCCACGATGTGGATCTCTGGGTCGGGGTCTACGCTCATGGCAGTGACCGACGACACCATCGTGGCCAAGTTCTTGCAGGTGCGTCTGCAGGAGCGCTTCCCGCAGTGCGCCACGCACATCCTCACCTGCGACACCGAGGGCGCGCAGATCGAGTACCTCTGA